One region of Citrus sinensis cultivar Valencia sweet orange chromosome 6, DVS_A1.0, whole genome shotgun sequence genomic DNA includes:
- the LOC102629397 gene encoding ferredoxin-thioredoxin reductase catalytic chain, chloroplastic: MTLQSSLCGSGVSTFICTPRPIIARPRPVTQIRAQVEPSEKSVEIMRKFSEQYARRSDTFFCVDKSVTSVVIKGLADHKDSLGAPLCPCRHYDDKAAEAQQGFWNCPCVPMRERKECHCMLFLTPENDFAGQDQSISLDEIKESTANL, from the exons ATGACTCTTCAATCCTCTTTGTGCGGCTCCGGCGTTTCGACTTTCATCTGCACACCCCGTCCCATAATTGCCCGTCCTCGCCCGGTGACTCAAATTCGTGCCCAAG TGGAGCCATCCGAGAAGTCAGTTGAGATAATGAGGAAATTCTCAGAGCAATATGCTAGAAGATCTGACACTTTCTTTTGTGTTGACAAAAGTGTCACTTCTGTTGTTATTAAG GGATTGGCAGATCATAAAGATTCATTGGGTGCACCTCTTTGTCCATGTAG GCATTATGACGACAAAGCTGCTGAAGCTCAGCAGGGCTTCTGGAATTGTCCATGTGTTCCCATGAGAGAGAG GAAGGAATGCCACTGCATGCTCTTTCTCACTCCAGAGAACGATTTTGCTGGCCAGGATCAG TCCATCTCCTTGGATGAAATCAAGGAATCAACAGCAAATCTGTGA
- the LOC102629686 gene encoding uncharacterized protein LOC102629686: protein MSEPRVTITLGRSGQVVKRGRSKRFIGSDGFPSDNKRLREDDIKWRHGDQRFDEPGIAQKDLRLKLLRKRRAKEQRKMEQHVKLSKAVQLPARANMLQREPQPEGSSLLRQHPSKEILGDIHPEESSRKYYSSPNMNGLRFRSPHRVWTTSRGLSPPRTFSDPRQVPSTWTANVSRTGPFLSKEAVDSSRQTTLIPLKATAETVRPAVPIGGVMLKSSHMVVEPLNVASLLHSLGLGKYAITFQAEEVDMTALKQMSDKDLKELGIPMGPRKKILLALQPRPKRQPPQP from the exons ATGTCTGAGCCCCGGGTCACCATCACCTTAGGCCGCTCTGGCCAG GTGGTGAAGAGAGGTAGAAGCAAACGATTCATAGGTTCTGATGGCTTTCCATCTGACAACAAACG TCTGCGAGAAGATGATATTAAGTGGAGACATGGTGACCAGAGATTTGATG AACCTGGGATTGCTCAAAAAGATCTCCGATTAAAACTATTGCGGAAAAGGCGTGCTAAGGAGCAGAGGAAGATGGAGCAACATGTAAAGCTCTCTAAAGCTGTTCAGCTTCCAGCCAGAGCAAATATGCTGCAGCGAGAGCCTCAACCAGAAGGGAGTAGCCTTTTGAGGCAGCATCCTTCCAAAGAAATATTGGGTGACATTCACCCAGAGGAATCATCGAGGAAATATTACTCTTCTCCAAATATGAATGGATTGAGGTTTAGATCTCCCCACAGAGTTTGGACAACTTCGAGGGGGCTCTCACCACCAAGAACTTTTAGTGATCCACGACAAGTACCATCGACATGGACAGCCAATGTCTCTAGAACTGGACCCTTTTTGAGCAAAGAAGCTGTTGATTCTTCTAGGCAGACAACACTTATACCTCTGAAAGCCACTGCTGAAACTGTCAGGCCAGCTGTACCAATTGGTGGAGTCATGCTGAAAAGTTCTCACATG GTTGTGGAACCTCTCAATGTTGCTAGCTTACTGCATTCACTTGGTTTGGGGAAATACGCAATTACTTTTCAGGCTGAAGAA GTGGACATGACTGCATTAAAACAGATGAGTGATAAGGACCTTAAAGAACTGGGAATACCAATG GGGCCGAGGAAGAAGATTCTGCTTGCACTTCAGCCCCGTCCAAAACGTCAACCACCACAACCGTAG
- the LOC102629960 gene encoding zinc finger AN1 domain-containing stress-associated protein 12, with protein sequence MGGGTEAFPDLGSHCQHQDCHQLDFLPFKCDGCHKVFCFEHRSFKSHECPKSDIKSRKVIVCEVCSVSIETTGEFGEGEKTMLEKHKKSGDCDPRKQKKPSCPVKRCKEKLTFSNTATCKTCNLKVCLKHRFPADHSCKKDSLLGKNAAADAAVGKGRWNDKFLFALASRNGKECSKCDRGSSSSSPSVKAY encoded by the exons atggGTGGAGGAACAGAAGCTTTCCCAGATTTAGGAAGCCATTGCCAACACCAAGATTGCCATCAACTCGATTTTCTCCCTTTCAAATGCGACGGCTGTCAcaag GTGTTTTGTTTCGAGCATCGGTCATTCAAGTCTCATGAATGTCCGAAGTCAGACATTAAGAGCAGGAAAGTGATTGTTTGTGAAGTATGTTCGGTTTCGATTGAGACAACAGGAGAGTTTGGAGAGGGCGAGAAGACGATGCTAGAGAAGCACAAGAAGTCTGGAGATTGCGATCCCAGAAAGCAGAAGAAACCCAGTTGCCCTGTTAAGCGTTGCAAGGAGAAACTGACATTCTCCAACACTGCTACATGCAAGACTTGCAATCTGAAGGTTTGTTTGAAGCACCGGTTTCCGGCTGACCATTCCTGCAAGAAAGATTCATTACTGGGAAAGAATGCTGCTGCTGATGCTGCGGTGGGTAAGGGGAGATGGAATGACAAGTTTTTGTTTGCTTTGGCTTCAAGAAATGGGAAAGAATGTAGCAAGTGTGACCGAGGTTCAAGTTCCAGTTCACCCTCTGTTAAAGCTTATTGA
- the LOC102630257 gene encoding U-box domain-containing protein 40, whose translation MEIQAVGTSSPKRQKWKISFYRSSSSISTKAHQLQKPQTAEPPGEFLCPVSGSLMADPVVVSSGHTFERACAHVCKTLGFTPTLVDGTTPDFSTVIPNLALKSTILNWCHKQSLNPPKPLEFSSAEKLVRASMESSQSKGKAMAVSEKELIRGVKEKPSVSFNHAVSELTRRPAYFYASSSDESMGESSKVSTPPLQLTTRPSCYSSSSSSSSELEPQTLNHPNSNEQEDYFVQKLKSPQVHEVEEALISLRKLTRSREETRVSLCTPRLLLALRSLIISRYTNVQVNAVAALVNLSLEKINKMLIVRSGLVPPIVDVLMAGSAEAQEHACGAIFSLALDDQNKTAIGVLGALPPLLHLLKSDSERTQHDSALALYHLSLVKSNRTKLVKLGSVNALLGMVNSGHMTGRVLLILGNLASCSDGRVAVLDSGGVECLVGMLRKGTELSESTQESCVSVLYALSHGGLRFKGLAAAAGMAEVLMRMERVGSEHVKEKAKRMLELMKGRAEEEEEGVDWDELLDSGLVSRSRFRLGYGRGESTGNSSEF comes from the coding sequence ATGGAGATTCAAGCAGTTGGTACGAGCAGTCCGAAGAGGCAGAAATGGAAGATCTCCTTCTACAGATCATCTTCCTCAATTTCTACAAAAGCCCACCAGCTGCAGAAGCCACAAACAGCAGAACCGCCCGGAGAGTTTCTGTGTCCCGTTTCGGGCTCTTTAATGGCCGACCCAGTGGTGGTTTCCTCCGGTCACACCTTTGAACGAGCCTGCGCCCACGTCTGCAAAACCCTCGGGTTCACGCCAACTCTCGTGGATGGAACAACACCAGATTTCTCCACCGTCATCCCTAACCTCGCCCTCAAGTCCACCATTCTCAACTGGTGCCACAAACAGTCTTTGAACCCACCCAAACCTCTGGAATTTTCGTCTGCAGAGAAGCTTGTCCGTGCGTCAATGGAGTCATCACAAAGCAAAGGAAAGGCTATGGCGGTTTCGGAGAAAGAGTTGATTCGAGGAGTCAAAGAGAAGCCATCAGTGAGTTTCAATCACGCCGTCAGTGAGTTAACTCGGAGGCCAGCTTACTTCTACGCGAGCTCATCAGATGAGTCCATGGGAGAGAGCAGTAAAGTGTCAACTCCTCCTCTGCAACTCACAACACGGCCCAGTTGctactcttcttcttcatcctcTTCCTCAGAGCTCGAACCGCAAACCCTAAACCACCCTAACTCCAACGAACAAGAAGATTACTTTGTTCAGAAACTCAAGAGCCCACAGGTGCATGAAGTCGAAGAAGCTTTGATATCCCTTCGAAAGCTCACAAGGAGCAGAGAAGAAACTAGGGTTTCACTCTGCACTCCCCGCTTACTCTTAGCCCTACGATCTTTGATCATCTCAAGATACACCAACGTTCAAGTTAATGCAGTTGCTGCATTAGTGAACTTATCTTTAGAGAAAATCAACAAGATGCTGATCGTTCGATCAGGACTCGTTCCTCCGATCGTTGACGTGTTAATGGCCGGATCAGCTGAAGCTCAAGAGCACGCTTGCGGCGCGATCTTCAGCTTGGCTCTTGATGATCAAAACAAGACCGCCATTGGCGTGCTGGGCGCTTTGCCGCCACTTTTGCACTTGCTCAAATCTGATAGTGAGCGGACTCAGCATGACTCGGCATTGGCTTTGTATCATCTTTCCCTCGTTAAAAGTAACCGAACAAAGTTAGTTAAGCTCGGGTCTGTTAATGCACTATTGGGCATGGTCAATTCGGGTCACATGACGGGTCGGGTTCTGCTAATATTGGGTAATTTGGCCTCTTGTTCGGACGGGCGGGTAGCGGTATTGGATTCGGGTGGAGTGGAGTGTTTGGTGGGTATGTTGAGGAAGGGGACTGAGTTGAGTGAGTCGACTCAGGAGAGTTGTGTGTCAGTCCTGTATGCACTGAGTCATGGAGGTTTGAGGTTTAAGGGCTTGGCCGCAGCGGCTGGCATGGCGGAGGTGTTGATGAGGATGGAGAGGGTGGGGAGTGAGCACGTGAAGGAGAAGGCAAAGAGAATGCTGGAATTGATGAAAGGGAGGGCTGAGGAAGAAGAGGAGGGTGTTGATTGGGACGAGTTGCTTGACTCGGGGTTAGTGAGTCGGAGTCGGTTTCGACTCGGGTATGGAAGGGGTGAGTCTACTGGAAACTCGTCCGAGTTTTGA